From Vallicoccus soli, one genomic window encodes:
- a CDS encoding YdeI/OmpD-associated family protein — protein sequence MAQTQPELVVRDVAAWREWLAEHGDEQLGVWLMLAKKGTTEPTSLTYAQALDEALCEGWIDGQARGGEGGTYWQRFTPRRARSIWSVRNTQYVARLVEEGRMRPRGLAEVERAKADGRWDAAYAGPATIEVPDDLAAALAAEPAAQELFGRLSGQNRYAVLHRVVTAVRPETRARRIAQYVGMLARGETPYPQR from the coding sequence GTGGCGCAGACCCAGCCCGAGCTCGTCGTCCGCGACGTGGCGGCCTGGCGCGAGTGGCTCGCCGAGCACGGCGACGAGCAGCTGGGCGTCTGGCTCATGCTCGCGAAGAAGGGCACGACGGAGCCGACGAGCCTGACGTACGCGCAGGCCCTCGACGAGGCGCTCTGCGAGGGGTGGATCGACGGGCAGGCGCGCGGCGGCGAGGGCGGCACGTACTGGCAGCGCTTCACCCCCCGGCGCGCCCGCAGCATCTGGTCGGTGCGCAACACGCAGTACGTGGCGCGGCTCGTCGAGGAGGGCCGCATGCGCCCGCGGGGCCTGGCCGAGGTCGAGCGCGCGAAGGCCGACGGCCGGTGGGACGCGGCGTACGCGGGCCCGGCGACGATCGAGGTCCCCGACGACCTCGCCGCCGCGCTGGCCGCCGAGCCCGCGGCGCAGGAGCTGTTCGGCAGGCTCAGCGGGCAGAACCGGTACGCCGTCCTGCACCGGGTGGTCACGGCGGTCCGGCCCGAGACGCGGGCGCGGCGCATCGCGCAGTACGTGGGCATGCTCGCGCGGGGCGAGACGCCGTACCCGCAGCGCTGA